A single Sporosarcina sp. FSL W8-0480 DNA region contains:
- a CDS encoding ABC transporter permease, whose translation MTKFVIRRLLQTIPVLIGVSVLVFSLMYLIPGDPAQIIAGEGASPQTVEQIREKLGLNEPAPVQYLKYMKNVVQGDLGNSIRSNRPVMDEIKARFWTTVELSFYATILAVFLGLIAGIISAVRHYTWSDVSIMIVALFGLSMPNFWLGLMLIQWFAIGPDWLPDFLKMRASGWGDSWRQLLLPVITLGTGGAAIIARMTRASMLEVIGQDYIRTARAKGMGERVVVYRHALKNALIPVITVVGLEFGGFLGGAVLTETIFAINGMGRLTIDAIRTRDFPIVQGTVLIISFLFVLVNLLVDISYRFLNKRIDLN comes from the coding sequence ATGACAAAATTTGTGATAAGGCGCCTACTCCAGACGATTCCAGTCTTAATTGGCGTTTCGGTACTTGTATTCTCATTGATGTATTTAATTCCTGGGGATCCGGCACAGATCATTGCGGGTGAAGGTGCCTCTCCACAAACGGTGGAACAAATCCGCGAGAAATTAGGGTTGAATGAACCTGCACCCGTGCAATACCTCAAGTATATGAAGAATGTCGTCCAAGGCGATCTTGGAAACTCGATCCGTAGCAACAGACCAGTCATGGATGAAATAAAGGCACGATTCTGGACGACGGTGGAGCTGTCCTTTTATGCGACCATTCTTGCTGTGTTCCTTGGTTTAATAGCCGGAATAATATCGGCGGTGCGGCATTATACATGGTCGGACGTTTCAATTATGATCGTTGCGCTTTTCGGTTTGTCGATGCCGAACTTCTGGCTTGGGCTTATGCTGATCCAATGGTTTGCAATCGGTCCCGATTGGTTGCCTGATTTCTTGAAAATGAGGGCATCTGGATGGGGTGATAGTTGGAGACAGCTTTTATTGCCTGTCATCACACTTGGAACGGGTGGCGCCGCAATTATTGCGCGCATGACCCGGGCATCGATGCTTGAAGTTATCGGACAAGATTATATTCGTACGGCTCGGGCAAAAGGGATGGGCGAGCGGGTTGTCGTCTATCGACATGCTCTGAAGAATGCATTGATTCCTGTCATTACGGTTGTTGGACTTGAGTTCGGGGGGTTCCTTGGCGGAGCCGTATTGACTGAAACGATATTTGCGATCAACGGAATGGGACGACTTACGATTGACGCCATCCGGACACGGGATTTTCCGATTGTACAAGGAACGGTATTGATCATTTCATTCCTGTTCGTCTTAGTAAACTTGCTTGTCGATATATCCTACCGCTTCCTGAATAAGCGAATTGACTTGAATTGA
- the isdE gene encoding heme ABC transporter substrate-binding protein IsdE: protein MKKVIGFIGLLFLVMLMGCSSNDDKVVGQTADVGDGDRIVATTVALTEIMDALEIDLVGVPSSYKDLPERYADAKEVGNPMSPDMETLLSLKPTEIYSVTTLKYDLQEMFDERGINMTYANLESIDAMHEEILRIGEKYDRLQQAEALVAQFEEKVAEIEAAAEGKEKPTVLILLGIPGSYLVATEHSYIGDLVKRAGGVNVITGEDVEFLSSNTEYLQQANPDIILRAAHGMPEQVVEMFDKEFKTNDVWKHFNAVKNGRVYDLEEQLFGTTGNLAAVEALGELQKMLFPE from the coding sequence ATGAAAAAGGTAATAGGCTTTATCGGATTGTTGTTCCTTGTAATGCTTATGGGCTGTTCTTCTAACGACGATAAAGTCGTCGGACAGACGGCGGACGTGGGGGATGGCGATCGGATTGTTGCAACGACCGTTGCATTGACTGAAATTATGGATGCGCTTGAGATTGATTTAGTCGGCGTGCCTTCAAGCTATAAAGACTTGCCTGAACGATATGCAGATGCGAAAGAAGTCGGCAATCCGATGAGCCCTGATATGGAGACTCTTCTTTCGTTGAAGCCGACGGAAATCTACTCAGTGACGACGTTGAAATATGATTTGCAAGAGATGTTTGATGAACGCGGTATCAATATGACGTATGCGAATTTAGAAAGTATCGACGCAATGCATGAAGAAATCTTGCGTATTGGTGAGAAATATGACCGCTTGCAGCAGGCTGAAGCTTTGGTTGCTCAGTTCGAAGAGAAGGTTGCTGAAATCGAAGCGGCTGCTGAAGGGAAAGAGAAGCCGACTGTTTTGATTCTACTTGGGATTCCAGGGAGTTATTTGGTTGCAACAGAGCATTCCTATATTGGTGACCTTGTGAAGCGCGCAGGCGGCGTGAATGTGATCACTGGCGAGGATGTAGAGTTTTTATCCTCCAATACGGAATACTTGCAGCAGGCGAATCCTGACATCATTTTAAGGGCTGCACATGGAATGCCAGAACAGGTTGTGGAAATGTTCGATAAGGAATTCAAAACGAATGATGTTTGGAAGCATTTCAATGCCGTGAAGAATGGTCGAGTTTACGACCTCGAAGAGCAATTATTCGGTACAACAGGCAACTTGGCGGCGGTGGAAGCACTTGGTGAATTGCAAAAAATGCTTTTTCCTGAATGA
- a CDS encoding ABC transporter ATP-binding protein, with product MDIKEVTFSYDKKLNTLHAVNGAIEKGKVTTIIGPNGCGKSTLLGVLSNHHRPNTGEVILDGKALTDFKPKELAKRLAVVHQQNNAPSDMTVEKLTAYGRIPYKNLFSSSTKEDEEAVEWALASTNLLDKRRTPIDQLSGGQMQRVWIAMALTQKTPYLFLDEPTTYLDIYYQYELLELIRSLNKQHGITIVMVLHDINQAIQFSDTIIAMKDGKIAAKGAPVDIITADAINEIYGVQVVVKHDEQAGMYIVPVGI from the coding sequence ATGGATATTAAAGAAGTCACGTTTTCCTACGATAAAAAGTTGAATACATTGCATGCTGTGAACGGCGCTATCGAAAAGGGGAAAGTGACGACGATCATTGGTCCAAACGGTTGTGGAAAGTCGACTTTGCTTGGTGTCCTGTCGAATCATCACAGGCCTAATACCGGAGAAGTGATATTAGATGGGAAGGCACTGACCGATTTCAAACCAAAAGAACTTGCAAAACGGCTTGCCGTCGTCCATCAGCAAAACAATGCCCCGTCCGATATGACTGTGGAAAAGCTGACGGCTTACGGAAGGATCCCTTATAAAAATCTCTTCTCCTCCTCGACCAAAGAAGATGAGGAAGCGGTCGAATGGGCGCTCGCCAGTACCAACTTGTTAGATAAACGAAGGACACCTATTGACCAACTATCCGGCGGGCAGATGCAACGCGTCTGGATTGCCATGGCGCTTACCCAGAAGACTCCCTATCTGTTTTTGGATGAGCCAACGACGTATCTCGATATTTACTACCAATACGAGCTGCTTGAACTCATCCGCTCGTTGAATAAACAGCACGGCATCACAATTGTCATGGTCTTGCATGATATTAACCAGGCAATCCAATTTAGTGATACGATCATCGCGATGAAAGACGGCAAGATTGCTGCTAAGGGAGCTCCGGTGGATATTATAACTGCCGACGCGATCAATGAGATCTACGGCGTGCAGGTGGTCGTTAAGCATGATGAGCAAGCGGGGATGTATATAGTTCCGGTGGGGATATAG
- a CDS encoding manganese efflux pump encodes MLLITIIAIGVAANIDNLGISMAFGLRSNRIPVRYNLIISIISMAAAYVSIIIGKILSNYLTLSFSNLTGGILLIGLGLWVSLKPSECAGDAKQLTSIRWKESVVLGFILALNCLSIGFSAGITGALPLPTAISVGFFSFISIAIGVRLGHSIGNTFFGKHAERIGGLLLILIGIFEIFM; translated from the coding sequence TTGTTATTGATCACCATTATTGCCATCGGTGTGGCAGCAAATATTGATAATTTAGGAATCAGTATGGCGTTCGGCTTGCGTTCCAACCGCATTCCAGTCCGTTACAATCTGATCATCTCCATCATATCCATGGCAGCTGCATATGTATCGATCATAATCGGAAAAATCTTATCCAACTATTTGACGCTATCATTCTCCAACCTTACGGGAGGCATTCTTTTAATCGGACTCGGCTTATGGGTTAGCTTGAAACCATCTGAATGTGCTGGGGATGCCAAACAACTAACCTCTATCCGCTGGAAGGAATCAGTCGTCTTAGGGTTCATTTTAGCCCTCAATTGCCTTTCAATTGGCTTCAGCGCAGGCATTACCGGCGCTCTCCCATTACCTACAGCAATTTCCGTCGGTTTCTTTTCATTCATTTCCATTGCAATTGGCGTCAGGCTTGGCCATTCGATTGGAAATACATTTTTCGGTAAACATGCAGAACGTATTGGAGGATTATTGTTAATACTGATCGGCATATTTGAAATTTTTATGTGA
- a CDS encoding tetratricopeptide repeat protein, translating into MKIGHLIRAERVRQDMKQIVLAKGICTPSYLSKIERNLIEPSEDIAELLFQRLGIDSGKLQKKDTKTEKEFKELLLSTYKLVITSRSVELTAEKLEYLERNSLLFENDSLYYTYLLITLRFRIILGKNFEEIRREIEALSDSVDSFDAYQNFLFLLNQVLYYYNSGKRKNSISYLEEIVEKLETIPLAEWEKAEFYYMFAIIYTAEENIYFAIDYIRKALDYFMETLQMNRVSECYIIIGVNRKLNEQFQEALEAYSKAMQICEEFHLDSQKGIIYHNIGTLNGIMGNSDQAIHYFEKSLSRKTLESVSENLGSIYCLIMEYSKLSNKEAVRKWTDEGLHILRKSNDERLLSFIHHFNFYKSLHSEQGLSEEIALDTIQYFKEIQEFKLIHKYCIALADWYHYNRKYKLASIYYREANKYGNIYRKIEKWEDL; encoded by the coding sequence ATGAAAATAGGTCATTTGATTCGTGCTGAACGTGTACGTCAAGATATGAAACAAATAGTCCTTGCAAAAGGCATTTGCACTCCTTCATACCTATCTAAGATTGAGCGGAATTTAATTGAGCCGAGTGAGGATATTGCGGAGTTATTATTCCAACGCTTGGGAATAGATTCGGGGAAATTGCAGAAGAAGGATACTAAAACTGAAAAAGAATTCAAGGAATTGCTACTCTCAACATATAAATTAGTGATTACTTCAAGAAGTGTTGAACTTACAGCTGAAAAATTAGAATATCTGGAGAGAAATAGTCTGTTATTTGAAAATGACTCCCTATATTATACATATTTATTGATTACCTTACGATTTAGAATTATTTTAGGTAAAAACTTCGAAGAGATAAGAAGGGAGATTGAAGCTTTAAGTGATTCCGTTGATAGTTTTGATGCTTATCAAAACTTTTTATTTCTATTAAACCAGGTATTGTATTACTATAATTCCGGAAAACGAAAAAATTCTATTTCCTACCTCGAGGAAATTGTTGAAAAACTAGAAACCATCCCACTCGCTGAATGGGAAAAAGCGGAGTTCTATTATATGTTTGCGATTATCTACACTGCGGAGGAAAATATATATTTTGCAATCGATTATATTCGAAAAGCTCTTGATTATTTCATGGAAACTTTACAGATGAATCGTGTATCAGAATGCTATATTATCATCGGGGTTAATAGAAAGTTAAATGAGCAGTTCCAAGAAGCCTTGGAAGCATACTCGAAGGCAATGCAGATTTGTGAGGAATTTCATCTTGATAGCCAAAAAGGTATTATCTATCACAATATTGGCACTCTTAATGGTATAATGGGGAATAGTGATCAAGCCATTCACTATTTTGAAAAAAGTTTAAGTAGAAAAACTCTCGAAAGTGTTAGTGAAAACTTAGGTTCCATTTACTGCTTGATAATGGAATACTCTAAGCTTAGTAATAAAGAGGCTGTTCGGAAATGGACAGATGAAGGTCTACACATATTACGGAAATCCAATGATGAACGACTGCTTTCTTTTATTCATCACTTTAATTTTTATAAATCCCTCCATAGTGAACAGGGGCTATCTGAAGAAATAGCTTTGGACACAATTCAGTACTTTAAGGAAATTCAAGAGTTTAAGTTAATTCATAAGTATTGCATTGCTTTAGCGGACTGGTACCATTACAATAGGAAATATAAACTAGCATCTATTTATTACCGTGAAGCTAATAAATACGGTAATATTTATAGAAAAATAGAAAAATGGGAGGATTTGTAA
- a CDS encoding iron ABC transporter permease, producing the protein MTKRRTSFIVVIVLLAVVFVKSALTGSITVTPFELIHGLLTGTNDDVEIIKDLRFPRILIAVFAGAALSVAGALLQAVMRNPLADPGIIGVSAGASFMSILLIAIFPTMFFFVPLFAFLGGALAFLLVYSLSWKSGLDPLRMILIGIAINALFTGLSQAIGFSGGGLTQSMSQVTTSTLTMKKWSDVDVIMLYGSIGIILSFFVYKWCNYLALEDKTAKSLGVNVNLARFVISLIAVLLASVATAVAGMFAFVGLLVPHIGRTLVGNDHKVLIPFSALAGALLILLADTLGRVLIAPNEIPASIIVAVIGGPFLIFLLRKSDRIYGY; encoded by the coding sequence ATAACTAAAAGAAGGACCAGTTTTATAGTCGTTATCGTGCTGTTGGCAGTTGTGTTCGTGAAGTCTGCATTGACGGGTAGCATTACGGTGACGCCGTTTGAATTGATCCACGGATTGCTGACGGGTACGAATGATGACGTTGAAATCATAAAGGATCTTCGATTCCCAAGGATCCTGATTGCGGTGTTTGCGGGGGCGGCTTTGTCGGTAGCTGGGGCGCTGCTGCAAGCGGTCATGCGCAATCCGCTTGCAGATCCCGGGATTATCGGAGTGTCTGCAGGAGCGAGTTTCATGTCCATTTTACTGATTGCGATTTTCCCGACAATGTTTTTTTTCGTTCCATTATTTGCGTTTTTAGGCGGAGCGTTAGCATTTTTGCTTGTGTATTCATTGTCTTGGAAATCGGGACTGGATCCGCTACGGATGATTTTAATCGGGATTGCAATTAATGCACTGTTCACAGGTCTTAGCCAGGCGATTGGATTTAGCGGGGGCGGACTTACGCAGTCGATGAGCCAAGTGACAACCTCGACGTTGACGATGAAGAAGTGGAGCGATGTCGATGTCATTATGCTCTATGGAAGTATAGGTATCATCCTTTCCTTTTTTGTCTATAAATGGTGCAATTACTTGGCGCTTGAGGATAAAACCGCGAAGAGCTTGGGAGTCAATGTGAATCTCGCAAGGTTTGTTATTTCGTTGATAGCCGTTCTGCTTGCATCAGTCGCGACAGCTGTTGCGGGGATGTTTGCGTTTGTCGGCCTGCTCGTTCCGCATATTGGTAGAACACTCGTCGGCAACGACCATAAAGTACTTATTCCATTTTCCGCATTGGCTGGAGCGCTTCTGATCCTACTTGCAGATACGCTTGGAAGAGTATTGATTGCGCCGAATGAAATCCCTGCATCGATTATCGTCGCGGTCATCGGTGGTCCATTCCTCATATTCTTGTTGAGAAAGAGTGATCGTATTTATGGATATTAA
- a CDS encoding ABC transporter ATP-binding protein has product METNLLEVQDLRTSFFTDDGELKAVDGVSFVLPKGKTLGIVGESGSGKSITALSILKLIADNGKIVGGEIHYKGKDLLTYSDKQMRDIRGNAISMIFQEPMTSLNPVFTVGQQISESIMKHQNLSKKVALVKSVELLKLVGIPSPDKRVKQYPYELSGGMRQRVMIAMALACNPEILIADEPTTALDVTIQAQILRLIRDLQTRLGMSVIMITHDLGVVAETCDYVAVMYAGQVVEYSDVVTLFQKPKHPYTIGLMNSLPRHDVEVEKLESIQGNVPNPKEMPTGCRFAPRCPAATDLCRQEMPELMKDSEGNDVRCWIYSEKWEGESEVIVYGEKRIAEGRGTETILSD; this is encoded by the coding sequence ATGGAAACGAATTTATTGGAAGTACAAGATCTTCGTACATCCTTTTTTACAGATGACGGGGAATTGAAAGCGGTTGATGGCGTCAGCTTCGTTCTGCCGAAAGGGAAGACCCTTGGGATTGTAGGTGAATCCGGCTCAGGTAAAAGCATAACGGCGCTATCGATATTAAAACTCATAGCTGATAATGGAAAGATTGTGGGCGGAGAAATCCATTACAAAGGGAAGGATCTCCTCACCTATTCTGATAAACAGATGCGTGATATCCGTGGAAATGCCATTTCAATGATCTTTCAGGAACCGATGACGTCTTTGAACCCAGTTTTTACGGTTGGCCAGCAAATTAGCGAATCGATCATGAAGCATCAGAACTTGTCGAAAAAAGTAGCTTTAGTCAAATCTGTCGAATTGCTGAAGCTTGTAGGAATCCCGTCCCCTGATAAGCGGGTCAAGCAATATCCGTATGAATTATCCGGTGGAATGCGCCAGCGGGTCATGATTGCGATGGCGTTGGCATGCAATCCGGAAATCCTGATTGCGGACGAACCGACGACAGCTCTCGATGTGACGATTCAAGCGCAGATTCTTAGGCTGATCCGTGATTTGCAGACACGGCTTGGGATGTCGGTGATCATGATTACACATGATCTTGGTGTCGTTGCGGAAACATGCGATTATGTGGCGGTCATGTATGCAGGGCAAGTTGTCGAGTATTCGGATGTCGTGACGCTGTTCCAAAAACCGAAACATCCATATACGATCGGATTGATGAATTCATTGCCGAGACATGATGTTGAAGTTGAAAAGTTGGAGTCGATACAAGGCAATGTACCGAATCCGAAGGAAATGCCGACTGGATGCCGGTTTGCACCAAGATGCCCGGCAGCAACGGATCTTTGTAGACAGGAAATGCCGGAATTAATGAAGGATAGTGAAGGAAATGACGTGCGTTGCTGGATATATAGTGAAAAATGGGAAGGCGAATCGGAGGTGATTGTCTATGGCGAAAAAAGAATTGCTGAAGGTCGAGGGACTGAAACAATACTTTCCGATTAA
- a CDS encoding NEAT domain-containing protein, with protein MKTKILFSMVMAMLLALFIPISGQMHAAGSTHADGDYTVPFSVLKANSNEESATVEYMVSPAKVKMQNDKATVTVTLNNSSWWQYFKVQGKDVQVVSEANDKRIVKFDVVDISQPVNAKIHIIVTGIPGFEYDNTYDIRLVFNTSSIPAPPVEKPVTPPAKETKPEVKPEVKPVQKPAEQKTEKPAEKKEISKSEVAVNKTESASKTESEKDEEAEKPTTKESEVGTDETDDVLNDDESELIASEQDVEEAAEDEVETEIEETTQEEAVADEVADEKESSNTTLFIVLAMVFVVVAGGITFAVMKKRARK; from the coding sequence ATGAAAACGAAAATACTCTTTTCGATGGTAATGGCGATGTTACTTGCATTATTTATACCTATTTCGGGTCAAATGCATGCAGCAGGTTCAACACACGCTGATGGTGATTATACCGTTCCGTTCTCCGTCTTAAAGGCGAATTCGAATGAAGAATCGGCGACTGTGGAATATATGGTGAGTCCCGCAAAAGTGAAAATGCAGAATGACAAGGCTACTGTAACTGTAACATTGAATAATAGTTCTTGGTGGCAATACTTCAAGGTTCAAGGGAAAGACGTACAGGTTGTAAGTGAAGCGAACGATAAACGAATCGTCAAATTTGACGTTGTAGACATATCTCAACCAGTTAATGCCAAGATTCATATCATCGTAACAGGAATACCAGGTTTCGAATATGACAATACGTACGATATTCGACTTGTTTTCAACACATCTTCAATTCCGGCGCCTCCTGTTGAAAAACCGGTGACACCGCCGGCGAAGGAGACGAAGCCGGAAGTTAAGCCTGAGGTGAAACCGGTACAAAAGCCTGCTGAACAGAAGACTGAAAAACCGGCCGAGAAAAAAGAAATTTCAAAGAGTGAAGTGGCTGTTAATAAAACCGAGTCCGCAAGCAAAACCGAGTCTGAAAAGGATGAGGAAGCTGAAAAGCCAACTACTAAGGAATCGGAAGTCGGTACGGATGAAACCGATGATGTATTGAATGATGATGAAAGTGAACTCATTGCTTCGGAACAAGACGTGGAAGAAGCTGCAGAGGATGAAGTTGAGACGGAAATAGAGGAAACCACTCAAGAAGAAGCCGTTGCAGATGAGGTTGCGGATGAAAAGGAAAGTTCGAACACGACCTTATTCATCGTACTTGCAATGGTCTTTGTAGTTGTAGCAGGCGGCATCACGTTTGCCGTTATGAAGAAACGTGCTCGTAAATAA
- a CDS encoding dipeptide ABC transporter ATP-binding protein: MAKKELLKVEGLKQYFPIKGGMMGRTVNHVKAVDDISFTIYEGETVSIVGESGCGKSTTGRAILRLEEPTEGSITFDGHELTSLSKREMRKLRKDLQIIFQDPYASINPRQTVANLLNEAMTIQKVVPARERRARIIELLETVGLNEYQADRYPHEFSGGQRQRIGIARALSVNPRLIICDEAVSALDVSIQAQVLNLLKDLQEEFKLTYLFISHDLGVVRHISDRVIVMYLGKIVEIGDKYSIFENPKHPYSRALLSAIPVPDPTREKKHIVLTGDVPSPIDPPTGCRFHTRCPFAQDKCKLEEPKLMTHDSMIDGHQAACHFIEEIESGALQAEGFEEAVF, encoded by the coding sequence ATGGCGAAAAAAGAATTGCTGAAGGTCGAGGGACTGAAACAATACTTTCCGATTAAAGGCGGAATGATGGGCCGGACAGTCAATCATGTAAAAGCTGTAGATGACATCAGCTTTACAATTTACGAAGGCGAGACGGTCAGTATCGTAGGAGAATCCGGCTGTGGAAAGTCGACTACGGGGCGCGCAATCCTTCGATTGGAAGAGCCAACGGAAGGTTCAATCACTTTTGACGGCCATGAATTGACGTCTTTATCGAAACGGGAAATGAGGAAGTTGAGGAAGGATTTGCAAATCATTTTCCAAGACCCTTATGCATCCATTAACCCGCGTCAAACTGTCGCAAACCTGCTCAATGAAGCGATGACCATTCAGAAGGTGGTCCCTGCGAGGGAACGCCGGGCTCGCATAATCGAGTTGCTTGAAACAGTAGGATTGAATGAATACCAGGCGGATCGGTATCCACATGAATTTTCAGGTGGGCAAAGGCAACGGATTGGAATTGCCCGGGCATTGTCTGTTAATCCAAGGCTGATCATATGTGACGAGGCAGTCTCTGCTTTGGACGTATCCATTCAGGCGCAAGTTCTGAATTTGTTAAAGGATCTTCAGGAAGAGTTTAAATTAACGTATTTATTCATTTCGCATGATTTAGGTGTTGTCCGACATATTTCGGACCGGGTCATCGTCATGTACCTTGGAAAAATCGTTGAAATTGGTGACAAGTATTCTATTTTCGAGAATCCTAAGCATCCGTATTCAAGGGCTTTATTATCAGCAATTCCGGTTCCGGACCCGACACGGGAGAAAAAGCATATCGTCTTAACAGGTGATGTCCCTTCTCCAATCGATCCTCCGACTGGCTGTCGTTTCCACACACGATGCCCGTTTGCCCAAGATAAATGTAAACTTGAAGAGCCGAAGTTGATGACACATGATTCCATGATTGACGGTCATCAAGCGGCCTGCCATTTCATAGAGGAAATTGAGAGTGGTGCACTACAAGCAGAAGGTTTTGAAGAGGCTGTATTTTAA
- a CDS encoding NEAT domain-containing protein, with protein MKKNLMMLLTAILVLFTAVPALPSAAAEVNAQEQQTYELPFKVLKADSDEVSAAGQHVKSPAQVKVENGKNIVYMTLLNSQYWQSMKIQDGTDFVAVEVVSEDEEAKTRLVKFEIKDVKKILSAKAHIIVTGIPGMGTYDTVHDIRFQFEGSNVPADKEDESKGEETGKPVTVKDGNYTIDFTPLHEKEDKASSMARHMETTAALTVKDGKNLVTVKLTNNEQVTAFQVEQNGEFVDAKVEAVDEEANSRTVSFEVANLSEIMNAKVTVHVASANYTGNHVVRLSFDTKTIAPVAAEKAPVSFKDINNSFAKEYIVALAEKEILKGKTSDTFAPDDKITRAQFAMVIARALELPKQEATGTFSDVTKDMKTIVQEIEAANRAGIVLGKNDGKFSPNEEITREQMAAMIIRAIEYKNASVLKGIKTDVVFSDAGRINAYAKTAVAQASGLGIIDGSTVDGKKVFQPKDSATRAHASKMVYNMLEVIK; from the coding sequence ATGAAGAAAAATTTGATGATGCTTTTAACAGCTATTCTTGTGTTGTTTACAGCGGTTCCTGCACTTCCATCAGCTGCTGCAGAAGTGAATGCGCAAGAACAGCAGACTTATGAACTTCCATTTAAAGTGCTAAAAGCAGATAGTGATGAAGTATCGGCTGCTGGGCAACATGTGAAAAGCCCCGCGCAAGTCAAAGTTGAAAACGGTAAGAATATCGTATATATGACATTGCTTAATAGCCAGTACTGGCAATCTATGAAAATCCAAGACGGCACTGATTTTGTCGCTGTTGAGGTAGTAAGTGAAGATGAAGAAGCAAAAACAAGACTTGTTAAGTTTGAGATTAAAGATGTTAAAAAGATATTGAGTGCCAAAGCCCATATTATCGTTACAGGAATTCCAGGAATGGGCACATATGACACAGTGCATGACATCCGTTTCCAGTTTGAAGGAAGCAATGTTCCTGCTGATAAAGAGGATGAGTCAAAAGGTGAAGAAACAGGTAAACCAGTAACTGTAAAAGATGGAAACTATACAATCGACTTCACGCCATTGCATGAAAAGGAAGACAAAGCTTCAAGCATGGCAAGACATATGGAAACGACTGCAGCATTGACTGTGAAAGACGGTAAGAATCTTGTTACTGTTAAATTGACGAACAATGAACAGGTTACAGCATTCCAAGTAGAACAAAACGGTGAATTCGTTGACGCAAAAGTTGAAGCTGTAGATGAAGAAGCAAACAGCCGCACGGTTTCATTTGAAGTGGCTAACCTTAGTGAAATTATGAATGCGAAAGTGACTGTTCATGTTGCTTCAGCAAATTATACTGGCAATCATGTAGTTCGCCTATCATTTGATACAAAGACAATCGCACCAGTTGCGGCTGAGAAAGCGCCTGTTTCATTCAAAGACATCAATAATTCTTTTGCAAAAGAATATATCGTTGCTCTTGCTGAAAAGGAAATCCTAAAAGGAAAAACATCCGACACATTTGCTCCGGACGATAAGATTACAAGAGCGCAATTTGCAATGGTAATTGCACGTGCATTGGAATTACCGAAACAAGAAGCTACAGGTACATTCTCTGATGTTACGAAAGATATGAAAACGATTGTTCAAGAAATTGAAGCCGCAAACCGTGCGGGCATCGTGTTAGGGAAAAATGACGGTAAATTTAGTCCAAACGAAGAAATTACACGCGAACAAATGGCAGCAATGATCATCCGCGCAATCGAATACAAAAATGCATCGGTTCTTAAAGGCATTAAAACTGATGTAGTATTCTCTGACGCTGGTCGCATCAATGCCTATGCTAAAACAGCGGTAGCGCAAGCTTCAGGTCTTGGCATCATCGACGGAAGCACTGTAGACGGCAAGAAAGTGTTCCAACCTAAAGATAGCGCGACTCGTGCACATGCATCTAAAATGGTTTACAACATGCTTGAAGTAATTAAATAA
- a CDS encoding NEAT domain-containing protein has product MITVLIGRGEGLANRGVLKGLAVVLLLSFFFIVNGTGADAASLDDGLYTVEYELLQGDGDSVSIANDYFEKPALLKVQDGDAYMQLTVNHSNWVKELKAQIGDEFVDVSVIGWDDEADIRVVEFKVDSDLSEPFPLKMRVAIEEMEPAYDHSYTVRAALNLDSAEVTETGWLGEPESEGTTGNTFIYIAIVAVAVLAFRLMRSKKKNSKES; this is encoded by the coding sequence ATGATAACTGTTCTCATTGGAAGAGGTGAGGGGTTGGCGAATCGGGGAGTATTGAAGGGATTGGCGGTTGTATTACTGCTTAGTTTCTTTTTTATAGTGAATGGAACGGGAGCAGATGCGGCTTCTTTAGATGATGGCCTTTATACGGTGGAGTATGAGCTGCTACAAGGTGACGGTGATTCCGTTTCCATTGCGAATGATTATTTTGAAAAACCTGCGTTGCTTAAAGTGCAGGACGGAGATGCATATATGCAGTTAACCGTGAATCATAGCAACTGGGTGAAAGAGTTAAAAGCGCAGATTGGCGATGAATTCGTAGATGTTAGCGTGATCGGATGGGATGACGAAGCGGATATACGAGTCGTCGAGTTCAAGGTGGACAGTGATCTTTCAGAACCATTTCCACTTAAAATGCGTGTCGCAATTGAGGAGATGGAGCCGGCTTACGATCATTCCTATACAGTCCGAGCTGCTCTTAATCTGGATTCCGCTGAAGTGACAGAAACGGGTTGGTTAGGGGAACCCGAGTCTGAAGGTACTACCGGAAATACTTTTATTTACATAGCGATCGTAGCGGTTGCTGTTTTGGCATTCCGGCTAATGCGATCCAAGAAAAAGAACTCAAAGGAGAGTTAA